One stretch of Rhodopirellula islandica DNA includes these proteins:
- a CDS encoding DHH family phosphoesterase has product MTHFDVFNGDADGICALHQLRLAEPKDSTLVTGVKRDINLLKRVLAGSGDSVTVLDISLDKNRDELQRILAAEVPVTYFDHHFAGDIPASPLLSTHIDTAGDVCTGLLVNQFLHGQFLPWAITALYGDNLYDAAKSAAEPLNLSDSQLGELEQLGTLLNYNGYGGTLDDLYFAPDELYRKVQPYADPFEFIAADTTFETLRDGFDSDMQRAASIAPKLATESCAAFLFPNDSFSRRVSGVYSNQLARENPNRAHALLSELPSGEYLVSVRAPLTTKTGADELVRQFPTGGGRKAAAGINQLPADQLQEFLDTMQQQFAG; this is encoded by the coding sequence GTGACTCACTTTGACGTTTTCAATGGCGACGCGGATGGCATTTGCGCGCTGCACCAATTGCGGCTGGCGGAACCGAAAGACAGCACGCTCGTGACTGGCGTCAAACGAGACATCAACCTTCTCAAACGAGTCCTCGCGGGCTCGGGCGATTCCGTGACCGTGCTCGACATTTCGCTCGATAAGAACCGCGACGAACTCCAACGGATCTTGGCCGCCGAAGTTCCCGTCACCTACTTCGATCACCATTTCGCGGGCGACATTCCGGCGTCGCCGCTGCTGTCGACACACATCGACACCGCCGGTGATGTGTGCACGGGACTGCTGGTCAATCAGTTCCTCCACGGTCAATTCTTGCCCTGGGCGATCACCGCTCTGTACGGTGACAACTTGTACGACGCCGCCAAATCGGCCGCCGAACCTCTGAACCTCAGCGATTCGCAACTCGGGGAACTGGAACAACTCGGCACCTTGCTCAACTACAACGGCTACGGGGGAACGCTCGACGACCTCTACTTCGCTCCCGACGAGTTGTATCGCAAGGTTCAACCGTATGCGGATCCGTTTGAGTTCATCGCGGCGGACACCACGTTTGAAACCCTTCGTGACGGTTTTGACAGTGACATGCAGCGAGCCGCTTCGATCGCCCCCAAGCTGGCGACCGAATCGTGTGCGGCGTTTTTGTTCCCCAACGATTCCTTTTCGCGCCGAGTCAGCGGCGTCTACAGCAACCAACTCGCCCGCGAAAATCCCAACCGAGCCCACGCGTTGCTGAGCGAACTGCCATCGGGCGAGTACCTGGTCAGCGTCCGCGCTCCCTTGACCACCAAGACCGGTGCCGACGAACTTGTCCGTCAATTCCCAACCGGAGGCGGCCGCAAAGCCGCGGCGGGCATCAACCAACTCCCCGCCGACCAACTGCAAGAATTCCTCGACACCATGCAGCAACAATTCGCCGGCTAG
- a CDS encoding sialidase family protein gives MSPRCLAMVLTSTLIGCSLTPIANADQCPSVILHRQGDHDCHTFRIPGIARSNAGTLLAVYDMRYDSRRDLQGHMDIGLSRSTDGGKTWSAPRPIMDMRTHGGLPENQNGCSDPNILVDTQTGEIIVTAVWTHGKPGTHQWRGNGSEPGLNVATSTQFLAVRSSDDGQTWSSPENWTKQLKDPKWYLFAPAPGNGITMTDGTLVIPTQGRDQTGLPFSNLIYSRDHGKTWTVSAPARSDTTECAVAELADGSLMLNMRDNRNRRDKSETNGRAISVTSDLGQTWTVHPSDHGVLPEPVCMASLISHKLADGRRVLFFSNPNHKTRRANMTVRASLDDGATWPSDRQIALDADGGSYSSLVMVDDRTVGILYESSRADLEFQTISLDEFGL, from the coding sequence ATGTCGCCACGTTGCCTCGCGATGGTCCTGACTTCGACACTCATTGGTTGCTCGCTGACACCCATCGCCAACGCTGACCAATGTCCCTCAGTGATTCTGCACCGCCAAGGTGATCACGATTGCCACACATTTCGCATTCCCGGGATCGCTCGTTCCAACGCGGGCACTTTGCTGGCGGTTTACGACATGCGATACGACAGTCGTCGCGATCTGCAAGGCCACATGGACATCGGACTATCGAGATCCACCGATGGCGGAAAGACGTGGTCCGCTCCTCGACCCATCATGGACATGCGCACCCACGGAGGATTGCCCGAAAATCAGAACGGATGCTCTGATCCCAATATCTTGGTCGACACACAAACCGGAGAAATCATCGTCACCGCCGTCTGGACTCATGGCAAACCAGGCACGCATCAATGGCGTGGCAATGGCTCCGAACCGGGACTGAACGTTGCCACCTCCACCCAGTTCTTGGCCGTGCGTTCCAGCGACGACGGACAAACTTGGTCGTCCCCCGAGAACTGGACGAAGCAACTCAAGGATCCCAAGTGGTACCTGTTCGCTCCCGCGCCCGGCAATGGAATCACCATGACCGACGGCACGCTGGTGATTCCAACACAAGGCCGCGACCAAACCGGGCTTCCGTTTTCCAATCTCATCTATTCGCGTGATCACGGGAAGACTTGGACGGTCTCGGCCCCCGCACGATCCGACACGACCGAATGCGCCGTTGCTGAGTTGGCCGATGGTTCGTTGATGCTGAACATGCGAGACAACCGGAACCGCCGAGACAAATCCGAAACCAACGGACGAGCCATCAGCGTGACAAGCGACTTGGGCCAGACCTGGACGGTTCACCCAAGCGACCACGGCGTCCTGCCCGAACCTGTCTGCATGGCCAGTCTGATCTCGCACAAGTTGGCCGATGGTCGTCGTGTTCTGTTCTTCAGCAACCCAAATCACAAAACTCGCCGTGCCAACATGACGGTTCGTGCCAGCCTCGATGACGGTGCGACCTGGCCATCCGATCGACAAATCGCCTTGGACGCCGACGGCGGATCCTACAGTTCGCTCGTGATGGTCGACGACAGGACCGTCGGAATTCTGTACGAATCGTCGCGAGCCGACCTGGAATTTCAAACGATCTCACTCGACGAATTTGGCCTGTGA
- a CDS encoding PVC-type heme-binding CxxCH protein, with protein sequence MNPTLPNNLRLTENQLRRPASTLTPLGLACLACLLTGGLSLAKADEKSGDARKAPEVITTLTDNETQQTKKVRPEYLQPVAVETKAAATSLPLTPTQGETITFLGSGLASRMELFNAFETALYRQFPDKELTFRNMGFPGHTPAYRPEAGKDDPWAFPGAEKFRPEIQGHYGEGHYPKPDEWLTIVQANTIVAFFGFNESFDGLAGVENFKNELRAFVDHTLSRSYERDASKPPRLVLATPIATQQLPEFNLPNADDRNAILKAYADAVGAVADEKHVGFIDLYSPTLEWFQSSNEPLTINGVHLSEAGYRKLAPVIMQQLFGADSGVAPADSLLHAAVQDKAWFWRNDFRMLNGVHAYGRRWAPYGNFNYPEEIEKIRQMTVLRDHNIWAIAQGKSSTLEVDDSITRPLSTVETNFQMSEKNGNPDYLKVEEEALKTFTLPEGYEVSMFASEQDFPNLGNPAQMRFDNKGRLWVSTLPSYPHYKPGDSKPNDMILIYEDTDGDGRADKETVFADGLHMPIGFELAPEGVYLSQEPFLVLLKDTDGDGRADKKEVLLDGFDPHDTHHAISAFDVDHGAGIYMCEGRFLHSQVETPWGPERMTDGGIWRFDPKSWKVERVMQSDVNNPWGVAHDEYGQTFVNDASGGAQYWMLGYSIKVPHSKEIPKVSKFNYEHHTRPTSGSEFLYSRHFPDEVQGDYMYANTIGFLGIKQYKTVEDGVEIKGKFRQDLIQSSDGNFRPCDLEVAPDGSLYFIDWHNTLIGHMQHSARDPMRNSEYGRIYRITYAERDLVEPPTVDGAEIEQLFENMKLPELNARKRSHLELRGRDKQAVISAAMKFASDNADNERLVLEALWATWGHQEPSTELIDQCLQAEDHRVRSAAVRVVRHCLHLLDHPETYLMAAAADEHPRVRLEALSAGSWLGGKPGAEVLLTVASYKTDRWIRNALNSAMPLLKNDVEQLIEAKAFDPENLLVEYKQLLAGKLEGAAKPKDYRTKSKKFKNKQFAQTYNLGQQVFFEEGSCYACHRDNGEGIARIYPPLAGSEWITGDSERLIKLTLHGIWGEIRVRGKVFEPTQGVPPMTAIGNMFSDAEIAAALTYVRNSWGNDASEITPDEVKRIRAVTEDRQRFYSPEELIEMHPFPEGSRPELMEEEPATNQLETELLAESLSDLVRDAREQGDAVRGATSFYGSKTACATCHDVNEGYQLGPHLTKTREDITHEHLIESILKPSEKILEGYQTVNVITVDGAILSGFLVEETDDKITLSIAADQGKPRTIPIDDVEDVLESQNSTMPPGLVNMLKDRQEFLDLAKFIFEVNEGGTKTLNQLKKKAKIKN encoded by the coding sequence ATGAATCCGACACTCCCAAACAATTTGCGACTCACAGAGAACCAATTGCGACGCCCCGCGTCGACATTGACTCCCCTTGGTCTTGCTTGCCTCGCCTGTCTGCTGACAGGCGGTTTGTCGCTGGCGAAAGCGGATGAGAAATCCGGCGACGCACGAAAGGCACCGGAGGTCATCACGACCCTCACCGACAACGAAACCCAACAGACCAAAAAGGTCCGTCCGGAATACCTGCAACCCGTCGCGGTGGAAACCAAAGCCGCCGCCACGTCGTTGCCGCTGACGCCGACCCAAGGCGAAACCATCACCTTCCTCGGCAGCGGTTTGGCCTCGCGGATGGAGTTGTTCAATGCGTTTGAGACAGCGCTCTACCGGCAGTTCCCCGACAAGGAATTGACCTTCCGAAACATGGGCTTTCCCGGCCACACCCCGGCCTATCGTCCCGAAGCCGGCAAAGACGATCCCTGGGCATTTCCAGGTGCCGAAAAGTTCCGTCCTGAAATCCAGGGGCACTACGGCGAAGGCCACTACCCCAAACCAGACGAATGGCTGACCATCGTCCAAGCCAACACGATCGTCGCCTTCTTCGGGTTCAACGAATCCTTCGACGGCCTGGCCGGGGTCGAAAACTTCAAGAACGAACTGCGTGCCTTCGTCGATCACACCCTCTCGCGTTCCTACGAACGTGACGCATCCAAACCACCTCGTCTGGTGCTGGCGACCCCGATCGCGACGCAGCAACTTCCCGAATTCAATCTCCCCAACGCGGATGATCGCAACGCGATTCTGAAGGCGTACGCGGATGCCGTGGGTGCGGTGGCCGATGAAAAACATGTCGGCTTCATCGACCTTTATTCGCCCACCTTGGAATGGTTTCAGTCTTCCAATGAACCTCTGACAATCAACGGCGTCCACCTGTCCGAAGCAGGCTATCGCAAACTCGCTCCTGTCATCATGCAGCAATTGTTTGGTGCTGATTCGGGTGTCGCCCCGGCTGATTCGTTGCTGCATGCGGCCGTCCAAGACAAAGCCTGGTTCTGGCGAAATGACTTCCGCATGCTCAACGGTGTGCATGCCTATGGCCGTCGTTGGGCTCCCTACGGAAACTTCAACTATCCCGAAGAGATCGAAAAGATCCGTCAGATGACGGTCTTGCGAGACCACAACATTTGGGCGATCGCGCAAGGAAAATCGTCCACCCTCGAAGTCGATGACTCGATCACTCGGCCTTTGTCGACGGTGGAAACGAACTTCCAAATGAGCGAGAAGAACGGCAACCCGGACTACCTCAAGGTCGAAGAAGAAGCCCTGAAAACGTTCACGCTGCCTGAAGGTTACGAAGTCTCGATGTTTGCTTCCGAGCAAGACTTTCCGAACCTGGGCAACCCAGCCCAAATGCGGTTTGACAACAAGGGCCGCCTGTGGGTTTCGACCCTGCCAAGCTACCCGCACTACAAACCAGGTGACTCCAAACCCAACGACATGATCCTCATCTACGAGGACACCGATGGGGATGGACGCGCGGACAAAGAAACCGTCTTCGCCGATGGATTGCACATGCCGATCGGCTTTGAATTGGCTCCCGAAGGCGTCTACCTTTCGCAAGAACCGTTCTTGGTGCTGCTGAAGGACACCGACGGCGACGGCCGCGCCGACAAGAAAGAAGTCCTGCTCGACGGCTTCGACCCGCACGACACGCACCATGCCATCTCAGCATTTGATGTCGACCACGGTGCCGGGATCTACATGTGCGAAGGTCGTTTCCTGCACTCGCAAGTCGAAACCCCTTGGGGTCCTGAACGCATGACGGACGGTGGCATTTGGCGTTTCGATCCCAAGTCATGGAAAGTCGAACGCGTCATGCAGTCGGACGTCAACAACCCATGGGGCGTCGCCCACGACGAATACGGCCAAACCTTTGTCAATGATGCCTCCGGTGGTGCCCAGTACTGGATGCTGGGTTACTCGATCAAGGTCCCCCACTCGAAAGAGATTCCAAAGGTTTCGAAGTTCAACTACGAACACCACACACGCCCGACTTCCGGATCGGAATTCCTCTACAGCCGTCACTTCCCAGACGAAGTCCAAGGCGACTACATGTACGCCAACACAATTGGCTTCCTGGGAATCAAGCAATACAAGACGGTCGAAGACGGCGTTGAGATCAAAGGCAAATTCCGCCAAGACTTGATCCAGTCTTCCGATGGCAACTTCCGTCCTTGTGATCTGGAAGTGGCTCCCGATGGAAGCCTGTACTTCATCGATTGGCACAACACGTTGATCGGTCACATGCAACACAGCGCTCGTGATCCGATGCGGAATTCAGAATACGGCCGCATCTATCGCATCACCTACGCGGAACGTGACTTGGTCGAACCGCCAACGGTTGACGGCGCCGAGATCGAACAACTGTTCGAGAACATGAAGTTGCCGGAACTCAACGCTCGCAAACGTTCACACCTCGAATTGCGTGGTCGTGACAAACAAGCCGTGATCTCTGCCGCGATGAAATTCGCCAGCGACAATGCGGACAACGAACGCTTGGTCTTGGAAGCTCTTTGGGCAACCTGGGGTCACCAAGAACCGTCCACCGAGTTGATTGACCAGTGCCTGCAAGCCGAAGACCACCGGGTTCGCTCCGCAGCGGTTCGAGTCGTCCGGCACTGCCTGCACTTGCTCGACCATCCCGAAACTTACTTGATGGCCGCTGCCGCGGATGAACACCCCCGGGTTCGCCTGGAAGCTCTCTCGGCCGGTTCTTGGCTGGGCGGCAAACCCGGTGCAGAAGTGCTACTCACGGTCGCCTCTTACAAGACAGATCGCTGGATTCGCAATGCACTCAACAGCGCCATGCCGCTGCTGAAAAACGATGTCGAACAATTGATTGAAGCGAAAGCATTCGATCCGGAAAACTTGCTGGTGGAGTACAAGCAATTGCTCGCTGGCAAATTGGAAGGTGCCGCCAAACCCAAGGACTACCGCACCAAGTCAAAGAAGTTCAAGAACAAGCAATTTGCTCAGACCTACAACCTGGGTCAGCAAGTCTTCTTCGAAGAAGGATCGTGCTACGCCTGCCACCGTGACAACGGGGAAGGCATCGCTCGAATCTACCCGCCGCTTGCTGGCAGTGAATGGATCACCGGCGACTCCGAACGCCTGATCAAGCTGACTCTGCACGGCATCTGGGGAGAAATCCGTGTTCGCGGCAAGGTCTTTGAACCAACCCAAGGCGTGCCGCCAATGACCGCGATCGGCAACATGTTCTCCGATGCAGAAATCGCGGCCGCTCTGACTTATGTTCGAAACAGCTGGGGCAATGACGCCAGCGAAATCACACCCGACGAAGTCAAACGCATCCGTGCGGTGACCGAGGACCGGCAACGCTTCTACAGCCCCGAAGAACTGATCGAGATGCATCCGTTCCCCGAGGGCAGCCGCCCAGAACTGATGGAGGAGGAACCAGCCACCAACCAACTCGAAACGGAACTCCTCGCGGAGTCACTCAGCGATCTGGTTCGCGATGCTCGTGAACAAGGCGATGCCGTTCGAGGTGCCACATCCTTCTATGGTTCCAAGACCGCCTGTGCGACTTGCCACGATGTCAACGAAGGGTACCAACTTGGACCTCACCTCACCAAAACACGGGAGGACATCACGCATGAGCACTTGATCGAATCGATCCTGAAACCCTCCGAGAAGATTCTGGAAGGCTACCAAACCGTGAACGTGATCACGGTCGACGGTGCCATCCTGTCTGGCTTCCTGGTGGAAGAAACCGACGACAAGATCACGCTCAGCATCGCCGCCGATCAAGGCAAACCCCGCACCATCCCAATCGATGATGTGGAAGACGTGCTCGAGTCACAAAACTCGACCATGCCGCCCGGACTCGTCAACATGCTGAAGGATCGACAAGAGTTCTTGGATCTCGCCAAGTTCATCTTCGAAGTCAACGAAGGCGGCACGAAGACGCTGAACCAGTTGAAGAAGAAAGCGAAGATCAAAAACTGA
- a CDS encoding alkaline phosphatase D family protein produces MPRPSAAARVSDAAWNRRRFLAFSSALPAFVISTQHAWADAKVSFSNDPFSLGVASGDPDHRGMVLWTRLAPSPLLPDGGMPAQVVEVTWEVATDDTMRNVVASGTQLATPQLGHSVHVELNQLEPDRWYWYRFRCGDAESPIARTRTMPLPHQLPDKVRFAVTSCQNYEQGLFTAYEQMADDDVDLVFHLGDYIYEYEAGRNGKVRTHHGSEIMSLGDYRVRHAQYRSDPLLQNMHAQCPWWVTWDDHEFDNNCACDVSEQAGVDSPSFLSRRANAYQAYYEMMPLRLRQIPRGSDMRLYRSAQFGRLADFSILDTRQYRSDQPNDDRKSPLNEAALDPTQSMLGTKQRGWLSRNLIRSNATWNVLAQQVMMGMVNRSGDPDNHQFSMDQWPGYAHERMELLRYIRDRQVSNPVVLTGDIHSNWANELRVDDRQTEQGLVATEFVATSLSSGGNGPDKPKNVDAVLAENACVKWHNAERGYIRCDVTPDSWTSDYMVVDDVLKPDGKTFVRNSFVVESGSPKLNQA; encoded by the coding sequence ATGCCACGACCTTCCGCCGCCGCTCGCGTCTCTGACGCCGCTTGGAATCGCCGACGCTTCCTCGCTTTCTCCAGTGCCCTTCCCGCGTTTGTGATCTCGACCCAGCACGCCTGGGCGGATGCCAAGGTTTCATTTTCCAATGACCCGTTCAGCCTGGGCGTTGCCTCCGGCGACCCCGATCACCGCGGCATGGTGCTATGGACTCGCCTGGCCCCTTCACCCTTGCTGCCTGATGGCGGCATGCCCGCTCAAGTGGTGGAAGTGACCTGGGAAGTTGCCACCGATGACACGATGCGAAACGTCGTTGCATCCGGCACTCAACTGGCAACACCTCAACTTGGCCACTCCGTTCATGTCGAACTGAACCAACTTGAACCCGATCGGTGGTACTGGTATCGGTTCCGATGTGGCGACGCCGAAAGCCCCATCGCTCGCACCCGCACGATGCCACTGCCGCACCAACTCCCTGACAAGGTCCGCTTCGCCGTGACCTCCTGTCAAAACTACGAACAAGGCCTCTTCACTGCCTATGAACAAATGGCGGACGACGATGTCGACTTGGTCTTTCACCTGGGCGACTACATCTATGAATACGAAGCTGGTCGCAACGGGAAAGTCCGCACGCACCATGGATCCGAAATCATGTCGTTGGGCGACTACCGCGTGCGGCACGCTCAATACCGATCCGACCCTTTGCTGCAGAACATGCACGCCCAGTGCCCTTGGTGGGTGACCTGGGATGATCACGAGTTTGACAACAACTGTGCTTGCGATGTTTCAGAGCAGGCCGGCGTCGACTCACCCTCCTTTCTTTCGCGGCGAGCCAACGCATACCAAGCGTACTACGAAATGATGCCGCTTCGACTGCGCCAGATTCCTCGTGGCAGCGACATGCGTTTGTATCGCTCGGCTCAGTTCGGACGACTGGCCGATTTCTCGATCCTGGACACCCGGCAGTACCGATCCGACCAACCCAATGACGATCGCAAGAGCCCACTGAATGAAGCCGCACTGGATCCAACGCAGTCGATGCTGGGAACCAAACAACGCGGTTGGTTGTCCCGCAACTTGATCCGCTCCAACGCGACTTGGAATGTGCTGGCACAACAAGTCATGATGGGCATGGTCAATCGCTCAGGCGATCCAGACAATCATCAGTTCTCGATGGACCAATGGCCTGGTTACGCCCACGAACGAATGGAATTGCTGCGGTACATTCGTGACCGACAAGTCAGCAATCCCGTCGTCCTGACCGGCGACATTCATTCCAACTGGGCCAACGAACTTCGCGTCGACGATCGACAAACGGAACAAGGACTCGTCGCCACCGAGTTCGTTGCCACCTCGCTTTCCAGTGGCGGCAACGGCCCTGACAAACCCAAGAACGTGGACGCGGTGCTGGCAGAAAACGCTTGTGTCAAATGGCACAATGCCGAACGTGGCTACATCCGCTGCGACGTCACTCCCGACAGCTGGACGTCCGACTACATGGTCGTGGACGATGTGCTGAAACCAGACGGCAAAACGTTCGTCCGCAATTCCTTTGTCGTCGAATCGGGTTCCCCCAAACTGAATCAAGCCTGA
- a CDS encoding alkaline phosphatase PhoX: protein MTDRNRRQFLSDNFSALGSFGVTAAIAGLGQGVVQGGQADAAASSLRPTADETTGLELLRLPEGFRYRTFGWTGDIMSDGTPTPHAHDGMGVIASEGDVLRICRNHEVSDDGRAIAFQAGKAYDRRAQAGCTELRFDSAKGEWLDSRVVFSGTSRNCAGGVTPWGTWLTAEETVLGPKDADHYKDDKVRTFEKTHGWVFEVGHTDSDGNPVPLKDMGRFVHEAVAIDRNSGIVYLTEDRSTSGFYRFLPNTPEKLADGGRLEMAEIVGQADLRGGFQDGVEFDVRWHLIDDPTLAHSPESLKNVSKEGEVGDELGVFKQGQSQGGSTFSRLEGCWFGNGVVYFDATSGGAAKAGQIWQFDPEKQTLKLLFESPSKPTLNMPDNLCVSPQGGLVLCEDNDYGANEYPQRAFTLSQDGKLKLLAENNVQLQGEKNGFQGDFRTKEWAGATFSPDGKWLFINLQSPGITCAITGPWKDAFA from the coding sequence ATGACCGATCGCAATCGACGGCAATTTCTAAGTGATAACTTTTCCGCTTTGGGTTCTTTTGGCGTGACCGCTGCGATCGCGGGATTGGGCCAAGGCGTGGTTCAGGGTGGGCAAGCGGATGCCGCCGCCTCGAGCTTGCGACCGACGGCGGATGAAACCACTGGTTTGGAGCTGCTGCGACTGCCAGAGGGTTTTCGGTATCGCACCTTCGGTTGGACGGGGGACATCATGAGCGATGGAACGCCGACCCCTCACGCTCACGATGGCATGGGGGTGATTGCCAGCGAGGGAGATGTGTTGAGGATTTGTCGGAACCATGAGGTCAGCGATGACGGTCGCGCGATCGCCTTTCAAGCCGGGAAGGCGTACGATCGCCGAGCTCAAGCCGGTTGCACCGAGTTGCGATTCGACAGCGCGAAAGGGGAGTGGTTGGACAGTCGCGTCGTGTTCTCGGGAACCAGTCGCAACTGTGCCGGCGGAGTCACGCCCTGGGGAACGTGGCTGACCGCCGAAGAAACTGTCCTGGGGCCCAAGGACGCCGATCACTACAAAGACGACAAAGTTCGCACGTTCGAAAAGACCCACGGCTGGGTTTTCGAAGTGGGGCACACCGATTCCGACGGCAACCCGGTTCCGTTGAAAGACATGGGACGCTTCGTTCATGAAGCGGTCGCGATCGACCGAAACAGCGGGATTGTGTATCTCACCGAAGACCGTTCTACCTCGGGCTTCTATCGGTTCTTGCCCAACACGCCCGAGAAGTTGGCTGACGGCGGACGCTTGGAAATGGCCGAGATCGTCGGCCAAGCCGATTTGCGGGGCGGCTTCCAGGACGGTGTCGAGTTTGACGTGCGTTGGCACTTGATCGACGATCCGACTTTGGCACACAGTCCCGAGTCATTGAAGAACGTTTCCAAAGAAGGCGAGGTGGGAGACGAACTGGGCGTCTTCAAGCAAGGGCAATCCCAAGGCGGATCGACGTTCTCTCGATTGGAAGGGTGCTGGTTTGGCAACGGCGTGGTTTACTTTGATGCGACCAGTGGTGGGGCCGCCAAAGCCGGGCAGATCTGGCAGTTCGATCCTGAGAAGCAAACCTTGAAGTTGTTGTTTGAATCACCGAGCAAGCCGACGCTCAATATGCCTGACAATCTGTGCGTCAGTCCCCAGGGTGGGTTGGTGTTGTGCGAAGACAATGACTACGGAGCGAACGAATACCCGCAGCGTGCGTTCACTCTGTCGCAAGACGGGAAGTTGAAGTTGCTGGCAGAGAACAACGTTCAGCTCCAGGGAGAAAAGAACGGCTTTCAAGGTGATTTTCGCACCAAAGAGTGGGCCGGAGCAACCTTCAGCCCCGATGGGAAATGGTTGTTCATCAACCTTCAAAGCCCGGGCATCACGTGCGCGATCACGGGGCCTTGGAAAGACGCTTTCGCCTAA
- a CDS encoding DUF1559 domain-containing protein: MRRKTRNSGSTEGEINLISPWGPRTGFTLVELLVVIAIIGMLVGLLLPAVQAAREAARRTDCSNRSRQLALAIHNYHSAYRKLPRAWWLETPPKAFNGGNWMMAILPQLEQQGLDDRIDRSILPVDQLSPSNVAALQTPMSIFVCPSTPGGIESRRYLFDSSPAGLPFTATNLAAADFTPTTGVRGTYANFAYGASLSGGREGALQVVSPIFGGDQDGRFADILDGLSHTTLFGERTGGNVVYSAGREDPVATAALIGVEGGGWGDLLNGEHWLQGSLRSGLSWPPVGGPCAINCTNARGFGFHSFHVGGCHFAFADGSIRFINTSIEPRVFSSHVTRRGREAIADDGI; this comes from the coding sequence ATGAGACGAAAGACACGGAACAGTGGCAGCACGGAAGGCGAGATCAATCTGATTTCGCCTTGGGGGCCCCGGACTGGTTTCACGTTGGTGGAACTGTTGGTGGTCATCGCGATCATCGGGATGTTGGTGGGGTTGTTGCTGCCCGCCGTCCAGGCCGCTCGCGAGGCGGCACGGCGAACTGATTGCAGCAACCGATCCCGGCAGCTCGCCCTTGCGATTCACAACTATCATTCCGCGTACCGCAAGTTGCCGCGAGCGTGGTGGTTGGAAACGCCGCCGAAGGCATTCAACGGTGGCAACTGGATGATGGCGATTTTGCCCCAGTTGGAGCAGCAAGGTTTGGACGACCGGATCGATCGCAGCATTTTGCCGGTCGATCAACTCAGTCCCAGCAACGTGGCTGCTCTGCAGACTCCGATGTCGATTTTTGTGTGCCCTTCGACGCCCGGCGGCATTGAATCTCGACGTTACCTGTTCGATTCAAGTCCGGCCGGGCTGCCCTTCACGGCAACCAATTTGGCGGCCGCGGATTTCACTCCGACCACCGGTGTGCGTGGCACGTACGCGAACTTTGCTTACGGCGCGAGCTTGAGTGGTGGCCGCGAAGGGGCGCTGCAGGTTGTGAGTCCGATTTTCGGTGGGGACCAGGACGGTCGATTTGCCGACATCTTGGATGGCTTGTCCCACACGACCTTGTTCGGAGAACGCACCGGCGGCAATGTGGTTTACAGTGCTGGTCGCGAAGATCCAGTTGCCACTGCCGCTTTGATCGGGGTGGAAGGTGGCGGTTGGGGGGATCTGCTGAACGGTGAGCACTGGTTGCAAGGTTCCTTGCGAAGTGGCCTGAGTTGGCCGCCGGTTGGCGGACCCTGTGCGATCAATTGCACGAATGCCCGCGGGTTTGGTTTTCATAGTTTTCATGTGGGAGGTTGCCACTTTGCATTCGCCGATGGCTCGATTCGTTTCATCAACACCAGCATCGAACCGCGGGTGTTTTCCTCGCACGTCACGCGGCGTGGACGGGAAGCGATCGCGGACGATGGGATCTAG